One Desulforhopalus sp. DNA segment encodes these proteins:
- a CDS encoding periplasmic heavy metal sensor codes for MKKQIIAIVLVAGLAMASVASANWGRGGGMGYGGYPDCPQMQGPMQGRMMQPLDAETQAKVTKFFKDNQALHKQIAMKHAENRAILRSEKADPQLAAKVAGELFDLRTALHDKAEAAGVDQYIGPMGGGRGGHGPGFGFGGRRGMMMDNAPQQ; via the coding sequence ATGAAAAAGCAGATTATTGCAATCGTTTTAGTAGCGGGATTGGCCATGGCAAGTGTCGCGTCGGCTAATTGGGGCAGGGGAGGAGGCATGGGATATGGCGGCTACCCGGATTGTCCGCAGATGCAGGGACCGATGCAGGGGCGGATGATGCAGCCGCTTGATGCGGAGACCCAGGCCAAGGTCACTAAATTCTTTAAGGACAATCAGGCACTGCATAAGCAGATTGCCATGAAACATGCCGAGAACCGTGCGATTTTGCGTAGTGAGAAGGCTGATCCGCAGCTGGCGGCCAAGGTCGCCGGGGAACTTTTTGACCTGAGGACGGCTCTGCACGACAAAGCTGAAGCCGCCGGAGTTGATCAGTATATCGGCCCCATGGGTGGCGGTCGGGGTGGTCATGGCCCGGGGTTCGGTTTTGGTGGGCGGCGCGGCATGATGATGGATAACGCTCCGCAACAATAA
- a CDS encoding universal stress protein translates to MNKHFLVTISSDTDNLFGVRFVSSFFSDLSQHMVTLLHICRLEGDNMNKALTEMWLHPTDKTECKLTVGLQRSLDKAKELLGQGNFAIDRTITKTAVERYGKVKDILTEGSQGLYDAIILGRRASYALQWMFERPAEELAQAMTRDSCCDVPLWICPESDPGRKNVLLCVDGSDNAFRAVDHAGFILATEKQHGITLFHVHNTTTVESDAIFSRAKEILHGHNIGNDRIRCTSTWGMSVAGAIQSEGEKNGYAAIALGMHGTREKGLLKDYILAGGTMAKLIGKVEKTALWCCP, encoded by the coding sequence ATGAACAAACACTTTTTAGTCACCATCAGCAGCGACACCGACAACCTCTTCGGCGTCCGTTTCGTCAGTTCCTTTTTTAGCGATCTCTCGCAGCACATGGTCACCCTGCTGCATATCTGCAGGCTTGAAGGGGACAATATGAACAAGGCCTTGACGGAGATGTGGCTGCATCCAACCGATAAAACCGAGTGCAAGCTCACCGTGGGACTGCAAAGATCCCTCGACAAGGCCAAGGAACTCCTCGGACAGGGCAACTTTGCCATTGACCGGACAATCACCAAAACGGCGGTGGAACGGTACGGCAAGGTGAAAGACATCCTCACCGAGGGCTCGCAGGGGCTTTACGATGCCATTATCCTCGGCCGCCGCGCCTCCTACGCCCTACAGTGGATGTTCGAGCGACCGGCGGAGGAACTGGCCCAGGCAATGACCCGTGACAGCTGCTGCGACGTACCCCTGTGGATCTGCCCGGAATCGGACCCCGGCCGCAAAAACGTCCTGCTCTGCGTCGACGGTTCAGACAACGCCTTCCGGGCGGTTGACCACGCCGGCTTCATCCTCGCCACCGAAAAGCAGCACGGCATCACCCTCTTTCATGTGCACAACACCACAACCGTCGAATCGGATGCGATCTTTTCCCGGGCCAAGGAGATACTGCACGGCCACAATATCGGCAACGACCGTATCCGCTGCACCAGCACCTGGGGAATGTCAGTCGCCGGTGCCATCCAAAGCGAGGGCGAAAAAAACGGCTATGCGGCAATTGCCCTGGGCATGCACGGCACACGGGAGAAGGGGCTGCTGAAGGATTATATCCTGGCGGGCGGCACCATGGCCAAACTTATCGGCAAGGTTGAAAAGACCGCGCTGTGGTGTTGTCCATGA
- a CDS encoding ABC transporter permease, whose translation MTWYAALGAIEHGLVYGIMVIGVYLTFRILDFPDLTVDGSLPLGAAISAVAITNGVNPYLSLLLALAGGFVAGMVTAVLNTKFKILHLLASILTMIALYSINIRIMAGPNVALLGVETVFDAVTRLGVPIHYAGLLIFGTFAGLVLACIIWFMGTEIGQAILATGDNPQMITSQGVNTHLIIILGVGLSNGLVALCGGLVAQNQGAADVGMGIGTIVAGLASVIIGETVFGCQTMAKAFIAALLGSVVYRLAIALALGLQFGSFRFNPSDLNIITAVLVIGALITPNLKKRLIAR comes from the coding sequence ATGACGTGGTACGCAGCGCTCGGCGCCATTGAGCACGGTCTCGTCTATGGCATAATGGTCATAGGCGTTTATCTCACCTTCCGCATCCTTGATTTTCCCGATCTCACCGTTGACGGTAGCCTGCCTCTCGGGGCGGCAATTTCGGCGGTGGCGATAACCAACGGGGTCAACCCCTACCTGTCTCTGCTGCTCGCTCTGGCCGGAGGTTTTGTCGCCGGAATGGTCACGGCGGTCCTCAATACCAAATTTAAAATTCTCCACCTGCTGGCGTCGATCCTCACCATGATCGCCCTTTATTCCATCAATATCCGCATCATGGCCGGGCCAAATGTCGCCCTGCTCGGGGTCGAGACGGTCTTTGATGCGGTGACGCGACTGGGTGTACCGATTCATTACGCCGGATTACTGATCTTTGGCACCTTTGCCGGATTGGTTCTTGCTTGTATCATCTGGTTTATGGGGACGGAGATCGGTCAGGCAATTCTTGCCACCGGCGATAACCCGCAGATGATCACCAGCCAGGGTGTCAATACCCATCTGATTATTATCCTCGGGGTTGGGCTGTCCAACGGTCTGGTCGCCCTGTGCGGCGGCCTGGTTGCCCAGAATCAAGGGGCTGCCGATGTCGGCATGGGTATCGGGACCATTGTTGCCGGTCTCGCCTCGGTGATCATCGGCGAGACGGTATTCGGCTGTCAAACCATGGCCAAGGCCTTTATTGCCGCCCTCCTCGGCTCGGTGGTTTACCGCCTGGCCATTGCCCTGGCCCTTGGTCTGCAGTTCGGCAGCTTTCGCTTCAACCCGAGCGATCTGAATATCATCACCGCTGTCCTGGTGATCGGCGCCCTGATTACTCCCAACCTCAAGAAAAGACTGATAGCCCGGTGA
- a CDS encoding alpha/beta fold hydrolase, with amino-acid sequence MTTSKHDEIIQIVDKHNRKIGHQPRSVMLAEKLIPRASYVLVFNDREEIFLQKRTATKDIYPGHWDVAAGGVVLADESYEESAQRELEEELGVHGVPLHFLFDHYYDAGGNRVWGRVFACLYNGPFILQESEVAAGRFISVKNALLLKDREPFSPNGLEILYKLQRYRQKPQSEIFFLHGLDSSGQGTKGRFFAEHFPHVHCPDFHGTLAERLDQLTALCRDLPRVVFIGSSFGGLMATCYAAGFPEKVTRLILLAPALNYGEYRPPQEKLQVPATLIIGNDDTVTPPAKVIPLAEQSFAQLTIHRVDDDHMLHGTFMAMAWHELLMD; translated from the coding sequence ATGACCACCAGCAAACACGACGAGATTATCCAGATAGTCGACAAGCACAACAGAAAAATTGGCCACCAGCCTAGATCTGTTATGCTTGCCGAGAAGCTGATCCCCCGGGCTAGCTATGTCCTGGTTTTCAATGACCGAGAGGAGATCTTTCTGCAGAAAAGAACGGCTACCAAGGATATCTACCCAGGACACTGGGATGTGGCGGCCGGCGGCGTTGTCCTGGCCGATGAATCCTATGAAGAATCGGCACAGCGGGAACTGGAAGAGGAACTGGGGGTGCATGGCGTGCCATTGCACTTTCTCTTTGATCACTATTATGACGCAGGCGGCAACCGGGTGTGGGGGCGCGTCTTTGCCTGTTTGTACAATGGCCCCTTCATTCTCCAAGAGTCGGAGGTAGCGGCCGGCAGGTTTATCTCGGTAAAAAACGCCCTCCTCCTGAAAGACCGGGAGCCTTTTTCACCAAACGGCCTGGAGATACTCTACAAACTGCAAAGGTATCGGCAGAAGCCTCAAAGTGAGATATTCTTTCTGCACGGCCTTGATTCGTCCGGACAAGGGACTAAAGGCCGGTTTTTTGCCGAACATTTTCCCCACGTCCATTGCCCGGATTTCCATGGCACCCTTGCCGAGCGCCTGGACCAGCTGACCGCTCTGTGCCGGGATCTGCCTAGGGTGGTCTTCATCGGTTCAAGCTTTGGCGGCCTGATGGCAACCTGTTACGCCGCAGGTTTCCCTGAAAAGGTGACCCGGCTCATCCTGCTGGCACCTGCCCTGAACTACGGCGAATACCGGCCACCGCAGGAAAAACTGCAGGTTCCGGCGACCTTAATCATCGGCAACGACGACACGGTGACTCCGCCGGCCAAGGTCATCCCCCTGGCTGAACAGAGCTTTGCCCAGCTGACCATTCACCGGGTCGATGATGACCACATGCTGCACGGGACCTTTATGGCCATGGCCTGGCACGAACTCCTTATGGATTGA
- a CDS encoding YkgJ family cysteine cluster protein: protein MSIYRQLDAAVAAFAERTGLSCPQGCGHCCLSENVEATVLECLPLAFTLFRDGQADALLQQLEDAGDRGRCVLYRPDLTQAGLWGCSQYATRPVVCRLFGFAGNRDRDGVPRLAMCRVIAELSSSAAQTKLMPLRYIAELSSSAAQTKLMPLRFMKDPAGTGNPLPMIEDPQAPMPLFGEAGMRITALHPGLGTLRMPINAALRQALMKVGMVLDLESQD, encoded by the coding sequence ATGTCAATCTACAGGCAGCTTGACGCTGCCGTGGCGGCATTTGCAGAGCGGACTGGACTCAGCTGTCCGCAGGGCTGTGGTCATTGCTGTTTGTCAGAGAATGTCGAGGCGACCGTCCTGGAGTGTCTTCCCCTGGCCTTTACTCTGTTTCGCGACGGCCAGGCCGATGCCCTTCTGCAGCAGCTGGAGGATGCCGGGGACAGGGGGCGCTGTGTCCTCTATCGTCCCGATCTTACACAGGCGGGCCTCTGGGGTTGCAGTCAATATGCAACGCGGCCAGTGGTTTGCCGCCTCTTCGGCTTTGCCGGCAACCGTGACCGGGACGGCGTTCCCCGGCTGGCCATGTGCCGGGTTATAGCTGAGTTGAGCAGCTCGGCTGCTCAAACGAAACTTATGCCCTTGCGGTATATAGCTGAGTTGAGCAGCTCAGCTGCTCAAACGAAGCTTATGCCCTTGCGGTTTATGAAGGATCCTGCCGGTACTGGAAATCCACTGCCGATGATCGAGGACCCTCAGGCGCCGATGCCGCTGTTCGGTGAAGCGGGCATGCGTATCACCGCCCTGCATCCGGGCCTTGGCACGCTCCGGATGCCGATCAATGCCGCCTTGCGCCAGGCCCTCATGAAGGTTGGGATGGTCCTTGACCTGGAGTCTCAAGATTGA
- a CDS encoding MBL fold metallo-hydrolase, whose translation MTIMAFLLAGCAGPYQGPVSDHFDGRRFFNPGKPMDKGLGAFLKWRMTSEQQYWPKYSELAAYDRPPARVYGEDLRVSWVGHATVLIQVEGLNILTDPVWAERVSPVSWAGPTRVHPPGIAFDDLPPIDLVLISHNHYDHLDLPTLARLSERDRPRILVPLGNDKLLAGQVPAIAAEAYDWGAKVAISEAVSIHLQPMHHWSARGIFDRNEALWAAFTITTPSGNIYFAGDSGYGKGDYFREAQAKFGRFRLAILPIGAYDPRWFMAYGHMAPDECVLAFEDLGRPFILPIHHSTFPLADTGYGQPLVDLRRAVAGQPVAEERIQPLAIGASWLVPR comes from the coding sequence ATGACCATCATGGCGTTTTTATTGGCAGGTTGTGCCGGTCCATACCAGGGGCCGGTATCGGATCATTTCGATGGCCGGCGGTTTTTCAATCCCGGCAAGCCGATGGACAAGGGCCTTGGCGCTTTTCTTAAATGGCGGATGACCTCCGAGCAGCAATATTGGCCGAAATATAGCGAGCTTGCCGCTTATGACCGGCCACCGGCGCGGGTTTATGGTGAAGATCTGCGGGTTTCCTGGGTGGGCCATGCCACCGTCCTGATCCAGGTTGAGGGGCTGAACATCCTCACCGATCCGGTCTGGGCCGAGAGGGTGAGCCCCGTCTCCTGGGCAGGGCCGACCCGGGTTCATCCGCCGGGTATTGCCTTTGACGATCTCCCGCCAATCGATCTGGTGCTCATCAGCCACAACCATTACGACCATCTTGACCTGCCGACTCTGGCACGACTCTCGGAGCGGGACCGGCCGCGAATTCTCGTGCCGCTTGGCAATGACAAGCTGCTGGCCGGCCAGGTTCCGGCTATCGCTGCCGAGGCCTACGACTGGGGGGCAAAGGTGGCGATAAGCGAGGCGGTGAGCATCCACTTGCAGCCGATGCACCATTGGTCGGCGCGGGGGATTTTTGACCGCAACGAGGCACTGTGGGCGGCCTTTACCATCACCACCCCGAGCGGCAATATCTACTTTGCCGGTGACAGCGGCTACGGTAAGGGCGATTATTTCCGGGAGGCGCAGGCCAAATTCGGCCGGTTTCGTTTGGCGATCCTGCCCATCGGTGCCTACGATCCGCGCTGGTTCATGGCCTACGGGCACATGGCCCCGGACGAATGTGTCCTGGCCTTTGAAGATCTTGGCCGTCCCTTCATCCTGCCCATCCACCACAGCACCTTTCCCTTGGCCGACACCGGCTATGGCCAGCCGCTTGTCGACCTGCGGCGGGCGGTGGCCGGACAGCCGGTGGCGGAGGAGCGCATCCAGCCACTGGCCATCGGCGCCAGCTGGCTGGTCCCCCGCTGA
- a CDS encoding hemolysin family protein, with the protein MNASWLEFLLLIFIILLNGLLSLSELALVSARKARLEQLANEGDKKSEVALQLANSPNNFLSTVQIGITFVGILSGAFGGATIAEFLARHLVQFPLLAPYSKSIGVAVVVVGITYLSLIIGELVPKRLALNNPEKIARLVAPTIRHLSRLAHPLVVLLGGSTNLLLRIFRFKPSADPVVTEEEIRLMINEGTRAGTFQEFEQNAIERVFRLADRRVTVLMTPRADMIQLSLDDNIEETKRRIAKHKFSSYPVVQGSLYNIVGVIRGKELLARTVLGKPFNLKQLCHPPIFVSDSTQAIKVLELFKKSATRIAFVVDEYGVILGLVTHGDILRSVFDDLEDAGEGKRGIVEREDGSWLVAGSFPIDEFFDYMAIRIQGDEEQTTMNTVGGFAMEKIGSVPKETQHFHWKGLRFEIVDMDGRRVDKILVSKM; encoded by the coding sequence ATGAACGCATCGTGGCTGGAATTTCTTCTGTTGATTTTTATCATTCTCCTCAACGGTTTGCTGTCGCTATCGGAATTGGCCCTCGTTTCGGCCAGGAAGGCGCGGCTGGAACAACTCGCCAACGAAGGCGACAAAAAGTCTGAAGTGGCCCTGCAACTTGCCAATTCGCCAAACAATTTTCTATCGACAGTGCAGATCGGCATCACCTTTGTCGGTATCCTGTCCGGGGCCTTCGGTGGGGCGACCATTGCCGAGTTTCTCGCCCGCCACCTTGTTCAATTCCCCCTGCTCGCCCCGTACAGCAAGTCAATCGGGGTGGCCGTCGTCGTTGTCGGTATCACCTATTTATCTCTGATCATTGGTGAACTGGTACCGAAACGACTGGCCCTCAATAATCCGGAAAAAATCGCCCGCCTCGTCGCACCAACGATCAGGCATCTTTCCCGGCTGGCACACCCTCTGGTCGTCCTGCTCGGCGGCTCAACCAACCTGCTGCTACGCATCTTCCGTTTTAAGCCCTCCGCCGATCCGGTGGTCACCGAAGAAGAGATACGGCTGATGATAAACGAGGGCACCCGTGCCGGCACCTTTCAGGAGTTCGAGCAAAATGCCATTGAACGGGTTTTCCGGCTGGCCGACCGCCGGGTAACCGTTCTCATGACCCCACGGGCGGACATGATCCAACTGAGCCTCGACGACAACATCGAAGAAACCAAACGCCGCATCGCCAAACATAAATTCTCGTCCTATCCGGTCGTTCAAGGCTCCCTGTACAATATTGTCGGCGTGATCCGTGGCAAGGAACTGCTGGCCCGGACAGTCCTTGGGAAACCTTTTAACCTCAAGCAGCTCTGCCACCCGCCGATCTTTGTTTCGGACTCAACCCAGGCAATCAAGGTACTTGAATTATTTAAAAAATCAGCAACACGTATTGCCTTTGTCGTTGACGAATACGGCGTCATCCTCGGCCTTGTCACCCATGGCGACATCCTGCGCTCGGTTTTTGACGATTTGGAAGATGCCGGCGAGGGCAAACGGGGAATCGTTGAACGGGAGGATGGCTCATGGCTCGTCGCCGGCAGTTTCCCGATAGATGAATTCTTTGATTATATGGCAATTAGAATCCAGGGCGACGAAGAGCAGACCACCATGAACACGGTCGGCGGCTTTGCCATGGAGAAGATCGGCTCCGTGCCGAAAGAGACGCAGCATTTTCACTGGAAGGGCCTGCGCTTTGAAATTGTCGACATGGATGGCAGACGGGTTGACAAGATCCTGGTATCGAAGATGTAA
- a CDS encoding PAS domain S-box protein, with amino-acid sequence MPVPNGQQQILDSASGADLYRDFFEEAADGLFIVDREWRFVTANRQWLDMTGYTLPELMNIPYFRMLTAEDLSRQPLLSDILRKGHIATQERCFQRRDGSHFYAEIRGRMQGDGNVVCVARDITERKRSEASAAERTRELAALQTLGLVVSSSLSLNQVGKAALQGILAAVQPDLAYLFLRHGDKLHLQEIAPQEALPRLGVIPEHRVGECMCGLSVKEERPLYSRDIHTDSRCTWDECKAAGIRSFATLPLRSGPEIIGVIGLASLTDRDFEASSHFLETLAHQVSLALANARHYELARQELAERKIAEEQLYQETVYNQIILESLPGLFYLFDQDGRILQWNSNFVKISGYTPVELASLTPVDFFLGEDREKIIATMNEVFQTGEATVEANLVNKDGKVTPYLFFGRRFLFDGRPCVTGMGIDISERRKAVEALRESEEKARAIFERSPVGLLLIDKQSRILECNEHFARIFGAAREQYHGINLLDRLPPGPIRQYLIDSMTGEGLLTFIGSHTSIFTGKEVHLSIATEKVNPDLFVVVMADITEQKEAAIAHERLQEQLLQSQKMESVGRLAGGVAHDFNNMLTAILGHTELAIESCSVSDAVYSNLKIIESAAHRSADLVRQLLAFARKQTVDPKILDLNDRLAGILTMLSRMIGENIELVWKPKAGLWPVKIDPSQIDQLLANLCVNARDAIDGVGKITIDLRNTPFDAEQAAQNPAIIPGDYVELSVSDTGLGIDKEILEHIFEPFFTTKEVGKGTGLGLSTVYGIAKQNQGFVSVYSEPGTGTTFKVYLPRFVPAILTPHPAHEIDQNMEAPRGRGQLVLLVEDEEVILDVGQTMLMRLGYTVVAALTPREALRAAQAHAGEIQLLITDVIMPEMNGRDLAELLVGIIPGLKCLFTSGYTADIIANHGVVDTTIAFIQKPFSYMELAVKVNELLVPSGAFEA; translated from the coding sequence ATGCCTGTCCCCAACGGCCAGCAACAGATCCTCGATTCAGCCAGCGGCGCTGACTTGTATAGGGATTTTTTTGAGGAGGCTGCCGACGGCTTGTTTATCGTCGACCGGGAGTGGCGGTTTGTTACCGCAAACCGGCAATGGCTTGACATGACCGGCTATACCCTACCGGAATTGATGAACATTCCGTATTTCAGAATGCTCACTGCCGAGGATCTTTCCCGGCAACCACTCCTCTCTGATATCCTCAGAAAAGGCCACATAGCGACACAAGAGCGGTGCTTCCAGCGCCGGGACGGCAGCCACTTCTACGCCGAAATTCGCGGCAGAATGCAGGGCGACGGCAATGTTGTCTGCGTTGCACGCGACATCACCGAACGCAAACGAAGCGAAGCATCGGCAGCAGAACGCACCCGGGAATTGGCCGCACTCCAGACCTTGGGGCTTGTAGTCAGCTCCTCTCTATCTCTCAACCAAGTCGGCAAGGCGGCCTTGCAGGGCATCTTGGCTGCCGTCCAGCCTGACCTCGCCTATTTGTTTCTCCGCCATGGCGACAAGCTGCATCTCCAGGAGATTGCCCCACAGGAAGCCCTGCCGCGCCTGGGAGTCATTCCTGAACACCGGGTAGGAGAGTGTATGTGCGGGCTCTCGGTAAAAGAAGAAAGACCGCTATATTCACGCGACATCCATACCGACAGCCGCTGCACCTGGGATGAATGCAAGGCCGCCGGGATACGTTCCTTCGCCACCCTTCCCCTACGCTCCGGGCCGGAAATTATCGGTGTCATCGGTTTGGCCTCGCTTACCGATCGAGACTTCGAGGCCAGCTCGCACTTCCTCGAAACCCTCGCCCACCAAGTATCCCTGGCACTGGCCAATGCCCGGCATTATGAACTGGCGAGGCAGGAGTTGGCCGAACGAAAAATTGCCGAAGAACAGCTGTACCAGGAAACCGTCTACAATCAAATTATCCTGGAAAGTCTTCCCGGCCTTTTCTATCTCTTCGATCAGGATGGCAGGATCCTCCAATGGAACAGTAATTTCGTCAAAATTTCCGGATATACGCCGGTGGAGCTGGCGTCCCTTACCCCTGTGGATTTTTTCCTGGGAGAGGACCGGGAGAAGATTATCGCCACCATGAACGAGGTCTTTCAAACCGGCGAGGCAACGGTTGAGGCCAATTTAGTCAACAAGGATGGCAAGGTAACCCCCTATCTGTTTTTTGGCCGGCGCTTCCTGTTCGATGGCAGACCCTGCGTTACCGGCATGGGTATCGACATCAGTGAACGGCGGAAGGCGGTAGAGGCCCTCCGGGAAAGCGAGGAAAAGGCACGAGCCATTTTTGAACGGTCGCCGGTAGGCCTGCTCCTCATTGATAAGCAGTCGAGGATACTCGAATGTAACGAACATTTTGCGAGGATCTTCGGAGCGGCCCGCGAGCAGTATCATGGAATTAACCTTCTGGACCGTCTGCCGCCCGGTCCCATTCGCCAGTATCTCATTGATTCCATGACCGGCGAGGGCCTATTGACCTTTATCGGTTCCCATACCTCCATCTTCACTGGCAAAGAGGTGCATCTGTCCATTGCCACGGAAAAGGTCAACCCGGACCTGTTTGTCGTGGTCATGGCCGATATTACCGAACAGAAAGAGGCGGCCATCGCCCATGAAAGGCTCCAGGAGCAGTTGCTGCAGTCACAGAAGATGGAGTCGGTAGGCCGCCTAGCCGGCGGTGTGGCCCATGACTTCAACAATATGCTTACCGCCATCCTCGGCCACACCGAACTGGCCATCGAGAGTTGCTCCGTTTCCGATGCCGTCTATTCCAACCTGAAGATCATCGAAAGTGCCGCGCACCGCTCCGCCGACCTGGTTCGCCAGCTTTTGGCTTTCGCCCGCAAACAGACGGTGGATCCGAAAATCCTCGACCTCAATGACCGTCTGGCTGGTATCCTGACAATGCTGAGCCGCATGATCGGTGAGAATATTGAACTCGTCTGGAAACCGAAAGCCGGCCTCTGGCCTGTTAAAATTGACCCGTCGCAGATTGATCAACTCCTCGCCAATCTCTGCGTCAACGCCCGCGACGCTATTGACGGTGTCGGCAAAATTACCATCGATCTGCGTAACACTCCCTTTGATGCCGAACAGGCCGCCCAAAATCCGGCGATCATCCCTGGGGACTACGTGGAACTGAGTGTCAGCGATACCGGCTTAGGGATAGACAAGGAGATTCTGGAACATATCTTTGAGCCCTTTTTCACCACCAAGGAAGTCGGTAAAGGCACCGGCCTTGGGCTATCGACAGTGTATGGGATCGCCAAGCAGAACCAGGGCTTTGTCAGTGTGTACAGTGAACCCGGCACGGGAACCACCTTCAAGGTCTACCTGCCGCGATTTGTGCCGGCGATCTTGACACCACATCCTGCCCATGAAATCGATCAGAACATGGAAGCGCCCAGAGGGAGAGGTCAGTTAGTGCTTTTGGTTGAAGATGAGGAAGTCATTCTCGATGTCGGTCAGACGATGCTTATGCGCCTTGGATATACCGTTGTCGCCGCCCTGACGCCACGCGAGGCCCTCCGCGCCGCGCAGGCCCACGCCGGAGAGATCCAATTGCTTATCACCGACGTTATTATGCCGGAGATGAATGGCCGTGATCTGGCGGAACTCCTGGTCGGCATCATCCCGGGGCTCAAATGCCTGTTCACATCCGGATATACTGCCGATATCATAGCCAATCACGGAGTTGTCGACACCACCATAGCTTTTATCCAGAAGCCGTTTTCTTATATGGAACTGGCCGTTAAGGTCAATGAGCTCTTAGTACCTTCAGGAGCATTTGAGGCGTAG
- the crcB gene encoding fluoride efflux transporter CrcB — MLNSIVAISIGASAGAVLRWLLGLSLNSLFPAIPLGTLVANLLGGYLIGLAVALFAGHPGLAPEWRLLIITGFLGGLTTFSTFSAEVTGLLQEGRLLWAGMAISAHVVGSLAMTILGIASVALCKRI, encoded by the coding sequence ATGTTGAATTCGATTGTAGCGATTAGCATCGGTGCCTCGGCGGGCGCGGTGTTGCGCTGGTTGCTGGGGCTTTCCCTGAATTCGCTGTTTCCGGCCATTCCGCTCGGCACCTTGGTTGCCAATCTGCTGGGCGGGTATCTCATAGGCCTGGCCGTGGCACTTTTTGCCGGTCATCCCGGTCTGGCACCGGAGTGGCGACTCCTGATCATTACCGGCTTTCTTGGCGGCTTGACTACCTTTTCCACCTTTTCGGCGGAGGTCACGGGTCTGTTGCAAGAAGGGCGGCTACTGTGGGCGGGGATGGCGATTTCTGCCCATGTTGTCGGCTCGCTGGCCATGACCATCCTCGGAATCGCCAGCGTCGCCCTCTGCAAACGTATTTAA
- a CDS encoding DUF190 domain-containing protein — translation MNGYQITFFTQQDRRHRNQSLAHWLLEEAHQMGINGATLITGAVGFGHDRKIRSSGFFELTDQPIEVTMAVSGAEAERMFARLQEEGVNVFYTKIPIEFGMTGDKKG, via the coding sequence ATGAATGGCTATCAAATCACCTTTTTCACCCAACAGGATCGCAGGCACCGTAACCAGTCCCTGGCCCATTGGCTGCTTGAGGAGGCGCATCAGATGGGGATCAACGGCGCCACCCTCATTACCGGTGCCGTGGGTTTCGGCCATGACCGGAAAATTCGCTCGAGCGGCTTCTTCGAGCTGACTGATCAGCCCATAGAGGTGACCATGGCGGTCAGCGGCGCGGAGGCCGAGCGCATGTTTGCTCGGCTGCAGGAAGAAGGGGTGAATGTCTTTTACACCAAGATTCCCATTGAATTCGGTATGACCGGTGACAAGAAGGGATAA
- a CDS encoding ATP-binding cassette domain-containing protein, translating to MIRLENIIKYFHKGSVNEVFALNNINLRLDEGDFVTVIGSNGAGKSTLQNCIAGGFFPDSGRIFIADRDVTAWPEYKRAALISRVFQNPLLGTCPSATIEQNMAIASLRGRRRGLARGVKARDRERFRGELQQLGLGLENRLGDKVGLLSGGQRQALTMLMATMIKPEVLLLDEHIAALDPKTAGQILGLTQEIVRTRNLTTLMITHNMKHAISFGNRLIMLHQGRVLLDVQGRDKENLTVNDLLQQFYRAQGEELVQDSLLLG from the coding sequence GTGATACGACTCGAAAACATCATAAAGTATTTTCACAAGGGCAGCGTCAACGAGGTTTTCGCCCTGAACAACATCAATCTGCGCCTTGATGAGGGTGACTTTGTGACGGTGATCGGTTCCAACGGCGCCGGTAAATCGACCCTGCAGAACTGCATTGCCGGCGGTTTTTTCCCCGATTCCGGCAGGATCTTTATCGCCGACCGGGACGTTACCGCCTGGCCGGAGTATAAACGGGCGGCGCTCATCTCCCGGGTTTTTCAGAATCCCCTTCTTGGCACCTGCCCGTCGGCGACCATCGAACAGAACATGGCCATCGCCAGTCTGCGCGGCCGGCGGCGGGGTCTGGCGCGGGGCGTCAAGGCGCGCGACCGGGAGCGTTTTCGCGGTGAGTTGCAGCAGTTAGGGCTGGGGCTTGAGAACCGTCTTGGCGATAAGGTTGGCTTGCTGTCAGGTGGTCAGCGGCAGGCCTTGACCATGTTGATGGCGACGATGATCAAGCCGGAGGTGCTGCTCCTCGACGAACACATCGCCGCCCTTGATCCGAAGACCGCCGGCCAGATCCTCGGCCTCACCCAGGAGATCGTCAGGACCCGCAACCTCACCACCCTGATGATCACCCATAACATGAAGCACGCCATCAGTTTCGGTAACCGCTTGATCATGCTCCATCAGGGCCGGGTGCTTCTTGATGTGCAGGGTCGAGACAAGGAGAATCTTACGGTAAACGATCTGCTGCAGCAATTCTACAGGGCGCAAGGGGAAGAGCTGGTGCAGGATTCCCTGCTGCTCGGCTGA